Proteins encoded within one genomic window of Heptranchias perlo isolate sHepPer1 chromosome 35, sHepPer1.hap1, whole genome shotgun sequence:
- the LOC137301957 gene encoding zona pellucida sperm-binding protein 3-like has protein sequence MVQCGEQNLLVRVNLDLFGTRHLIKAADLTLGTAGCRPTGIYSQNHTVLFDYGLHECGSRLQMAGDFLVYTTHLNHTPNARGSVIVRTNEAIIPIECYYFRKGNVSSDPIKPTWVPFSSTKSGEGLLSFSLRLMNDDWLTERTSTVYYLGDLIHIEASVSMTNHMPLKLYIDSCAATLSPDKDSTPRYNIIDYHGCLLDSKAEDSFSTFVLPRGERELDKLQFDLDAFRFFGDDRSLIFITCHLKVAAVDRRDSMNKACTFQNIWTPLEESTNDVCACCHLGNCSVTREFRLDSRGRRDLVSGPGKFMPELPGVLRKTAPDLKQSAGKYLRLTGNLFGCSHGRVAPRHFDETVKDVK, from the exons atggtgcagtgtggagagcagaacctgctggtgagggtaAACTTGGATTTATTTggaaccaggcacctgattaaagctgctgacctgaccctggggacagcaggttgtcggccaactgggatctactctcagaaccacactgtcctctttgactatgggctccatgaatgtggcagcagattgcag atggctggagatttcctggtctacaccacccacctgaaccacaccccaaatgctcgtggatctgtcattgtgagaacTAATGAAGCCATCATTCCCATTGAGTGCTACTATTTTAG gaagggcaatgtgagcagtgaccctatcaagcccacctgggtcccattcagctcgaccaagtctggagaagggcttctgtcattctcactgcgtcttatgaacg atgactggcttacagagcgcacctcgactgtctactacctgggtgacctcattcacattgaggcctctgtttcaatgaccaaccacatgcccttgaagctctacattgacagctgtgcagctacattgagcccagacaaggattccaccccaagatacaacatcattgactaccatgg ttgcctcctggacagcaaagctgaggactccttttcaacctttgtgttgccaagaggtgaacgtgagctggacaaactccagtttgacctggatgcgttccgcttctttggagatgaccgttccttg attttcatcacctgtcacctgaaagttgctgcagtggatcggagagattccatgaacaaagcttgtactttccagaatat ctggaccccattggaagaatcGACCAATGACGTGTGCGCCTGTTGTCATCTGGGCAACTGCAGTGTCACGAGGGAATTCCGacttgattccagaggaaggagggatcttgtatctggacctg GTAAATTCATGCCTGAACTTCCAGGAGTTTTGAGGAAAACCGCGCCGGATTTGAAACAATCTGCTGGAAAATACTTGAGGCTGACTGGAAATCTCTTTGGATGTTCACACGGCCGGGTGGCACCAAGACATTTCGATGAGACTGTGAAGGATGTCAAGTGA